One window of the Trypanosoma brucei gambiense DAL972 chromosome 3, complete sequence genome contains the following:
- a CDS encoding protein kinase, putative: MVPCVVIFFFRALVTFLPICLRLFLLLFRCYTFALYRHEGRRMVIWFSAGDGVGFPTPTPWEIQPPRGLTSADGCRGGLRDGGEPAVISRQQRQQKPSRHQQEHHCVRQPKPKVVIQQSDLRDEQFQRLSVLGEGSYSVVVAARHLPSRQVVALKELSRQRLRDAKLETQLQWEINLHRTLRHPNIVRLLSYYITPRSVVLVLELCRGGSLLRRLQATAERRFDEGRATRYIRHVAQALAYLHEHGIVHRDLKPGNILVDARGVARLADFGWSKGLAGSAAAAVITNGYDASEVAPRCAAGETDACSETEDGHGRLTVCGTLDYMPPELLGGTPCSYKADMWSLGALLVEILSGQPPFYRTSQQETLQAIQDEGPQLDVDGSVLSPLARDLALQLLQKDPNVRPTAAEVLQHPWLRGKRPRV, encoded by the coding sequence ATGGTTCCTTGTGTTGttatcttcttcttcaggGCACTGGTTACATTTTTGCCCATTTGTTTGCGTCTTTTTCTCCTACTCTTCCGTTGCTACACATTTGCTTTATACCGCCATGAAGGGAGGAGGATGGTTATTTGGTTTTCCGCTGGTGATGGTGTGGGCTTTCCCACCCCAACACCATGGGAAATTCAACCCCCACGGGGCTTAACCTCCGCTGATGGTTGCCGAGGTGGCCTGAGGGATGGTGGGGAGCCGGCTGTAATCTCCCGTCAACAGCGACAACAAAAGCCTTCTCGGCATCAACAAGAGCATCATTGTGTGAGACAGCCGAAACCGAAGGTTGTGATCCAGCAGAGTGATCTGCGTGATGAGCAATTCCAGCGGCTGAGCGTGCTGGGGGAGGGTTCGTACTCTGTTGTGGTTGCCGCCCGGCACCTCCCTTCACGTCAAGTCGTTGCGCTGAAAGAACTGTCGCGACAGCGGCTCCGTGATGCTAAGTTAGAGACTCAGCTGCAGTGGGAGATCAATCTCCACCGAACTTTGCGGCACCCCAATATTGTGCGTTTGCTCAGCTATTACATAACTCCGCGAAGTGTCGTGCTTGTGCTGGAACTATGTAGGGGTGGGTCGCTGCTGCGGAGGCTTCAGGCGACGGCGGAGAGACGATTTGACGAGGGCCGGGCGACACGTTATATTCGACATGTTGCTCAGGCACTGGCATATCTTCACGAACACGGCATTGTTCACCGTGACCTAAAGCCGGGAAATATTCTCGTCGACGCCAGAGGTGTAGCACGGCTTGCTGACTTCGGCTGGAGTAAGGGTCTTGCCGGCTCTGCAGCCGCTGCTGTGATAACAAACGGGTATGATGCGTCTGAAGTGGCGCCACGCTGCGCGGCGGGTGAAACCGACGCATGTAGTGAGACGGAGGACGGCCACGGGAGGCTGACAGTGTGTGGGACGCTTGATTATATGCCACCAGAACTTTTGGGCGGCACGCCATGCTCCTACAAGGCTGATATGTGGTCGCTGGGTGCACTCTTGGTGGAAATACTGTCCGGACAACCGCCCTTTTACCGCACGTCTCAGCAGGAGACGTTACAGGCTATTCAAGACGAGGGCCCGCAGCTAGATGTTGATGGTAGTGTCCTTTCACCACTTGCCCGTGATCTCGCCTTGCAGTTGCTGCAGAAAGACCCCAACGTGCGCCCGACCGCTGCCGAGGTGCTGCAGCATCCGTGGTTACGGGGAAAACGTCCTCGCGTGTGA
- a CDS encoding lipase, putative, translating into MMVCLTIFLDISFRICLPVFNAHYSKRRKGGSGMPIPTVTMGPDPISEPLLHDADRDEIPFCVTRNIGREMRRGSNSDSGNRWRQVEPVLELQIETLSTTSAGWFLNSWYGALVVALVLQSLVSFQWGMVNICDSSSVSIRNLDSWRSSCVERYEYQSAELNCSGTKVLVQACDPPPHSSHRAMLPSLLGCGAVPLSAPSYAEDSPGPNHDGMSMRSGGYIPKQRQQRLFNLRWVDRNVIDIPASKANRFPRVVFSLASPQDAISGDIPFKTYQLQVVLEKFPVHAPSEGDINVNSGTSRPATTGVYRYNTTTTCFRTTPRCSSVVLPQDVVVVGGNSRITLTIIGAVEELASVASMSSVGIAFQRSFYTIFTIACRYTLIVISGVHLIFFLYRIRRTQTIYEHYWVTALNVALILYLDPFFAAGVYDENGVELYRFFEYNVPNYFIAFLNCFIFALVGASINASGEVGETKRRLKGETVPGCDAPVFEEPSPRPGRPPATVPPDMPPSSPGGDPRDLQRKEKNSWTSEAHDSSVLLASPDGDRAALVRRRGMPLWVTVSITCYFVILVGLDVGRAFVENWDWGTVADCATFCCRYLASMFYTMLLLLVFASNVLLLWLKRNLGRQPYLETRPRQLACRVFIFVFASAMVYFVVQAVLIDLLYPHIVRIVVYQPFSQLAPVMVSSCFVSHITFVYTPTTASRRVPIRPNNPMWRRVVWSRQWYQWLQFHGGILYIFHNEEQERYFNFLQNKQRLAKVLHRRSGRVPVATEHEGVGPICSTAECVWNGDGPLGTYDAESSDSSDSSGGESSFSYNSSHNEDDDVASSGRGSRRRNWSRIRRGVSTLFERAECRFVEKSALLLDSLEGAILDPLQSLQLGGNRRVPFFNLEAAIDCLNLSWEAYAPLCSDVDASRRDADGGGNGTSSYCADCTPCAFPPETRGEGDSDKSTLDERAFLEGAVDSSAVTTVDNRPIDGDLQSFTVAREGSSTSVGPAMCTKQYGYKPIAVFEALDVVAVCAVMDTEFLHHRGKAPRIVIAFRGTANMSNARENIRVRQRPWREVDGVRQWWGLTKRARVHSGFLNIWISLKPAVLHTLHRFLKENSSTVYRVFCTGHSMGGAVACLCAYSVRRMLREIEYPLDEVTVYTFGQPPMGNAAFQTAYDKAIPRTFRVVNESDAVSLFSLFGGTHVGTEVDVNRHGNYICKPMFIEMLFRPTGGKGFALKNHTLAAYAQSLNAVADRNSGRECKVRCLQPYVRDVVDPSLSALSSAAANVSVEHQAANV; encoded by the coding sequence ATGATGGTGTGCCTTACAATTTTCCTTGATATCTCTTTCCGTATTTGTTTACCCGTTTTCAATGCGCACTACagtaaaagaaggaaagggggatcGGGGATGCCTATCCCAACGGTAACCATGGGGCCAGACCCGATTTCTGAGCCACTCCTGCATGACGCCGACAGGGACGAGATTCCATTCTGTGTAACTCGTAATATTGGGCGGGAAATGAGACGTGGGTCCAACAGCGACAGCGGCAATCGTTGGAGACAGGTGGAACCCGTGTTGGAGTTACAGATTGAAACGCTCTCTACGACGTCAGCGGGGTGGTTTCTGAACTCGTGGTATGGCGCCCTTGTGGTGGCGCTTGTCCTGCAATCTTTGGTCTCTTTTCAGTGGGGGATGGTGAATATATGTGACAGCTCATCGGTAAGCATTCGCAACCTGGATTCGTGGAGAAGTTCTTGCGTGGAAAGGTACGAGTATCAGTCGGCTGAGCTTAACTGTTCGGGGACTAAGGTTCTGGTGCAAGCATGTGATCCACCGCCACACTCTTCGCATCGTGCAATGCTCCCATCTCTTCTAGGATGCGGAGCGGTACCGTTATCAGCACCATCTTACGCGGAGGACTCACCGGGCCCTAATCACGACGGGATGAGCATGCGGAGTGGAGGCTATATTCCAAAGCAACGACAGCAGCGTCTTTTCAACCTACGGTGGGTAGACCGAAACGTGATTGATATACCGGCAAGTAAGGCCAACCGCTTTCCGCGCGTcgttttcagtttagcaTCGCCGCAGGACGCTATTTCTGGAGATATTCCCTTTAAGACTTATCAGTTGCAGGTTGTTCTGGAAAAGTTTCCGGTGCATGCGCCTTCGGAAGGAGATATAAATGTTAACAGTGGTACCAGCCGGCCGGCAACCACTGGCGTGTACCGATacaacacaacaaccacGTGTTTTCGGACAACACCACGATGCTCTTCAGTGGTGTTGCCGCAGGATGTCGTGGTGGTTGGCGGGAATTCGAGAATCACATTAACCATCATCGGTGCTGTGGAGGAGCTGGCGTCTGTCGCTTCCATGTCTTCTGTTGGTATTGCGTTTCAGCGTTCTTTCTACACCATCTTTACAATTGCATGTCGCTACACCCTCATTGTGATCTCCGGTGTTCATTTgatcttctttctttaccGAATTCGGCGGACGCAGACAATCTATGAGCATTACTGGGTGACGGCCTTGAACGTGGCACTGATACTTTACCTTGACCCATTTTTCGCCGCCGGAGTTTACGACGAAAACGGTGTAGAACTTTATCGCTTCTTTGAGTACAACGTGCCGAATTATTTCATTGCCTTTTTgaactgttttatttttgcgctTGTTGGAGCCTCCATTAACGCTTCTGGGGAGGTAGGAGAGACTAAAAGGAGACTGAAGGGGGAAACCGTTCCAGGGTGTGACGCTCCTGTGTTTGAGGAACCGTCGCCTCGCCCGGGTCGGCCACCAGCGACCGTTCCTCCCGATATGCCTCCTTCTTCACCTGGTGGCGATCCAAGGGATTTgcaacgaaaggaaaaaaattcaTGGACAAGTGAGGCTCATGACAGTTCTGTATTACTTGCCTCCCCTGATGGGGATCGTGCGGCACTCGTGCGACGACGTGGTATGCCTCTGTGGGTTACCGTTTCAATCACTTGCTACTTCGTTATTCTCGTAGGTCTTGACGTGGGGAGGGCGTTCGTTGAGAATTGGGATTGGGGAACCGTTGCGGATTGTGCTACATTCTGTTGCCGTTACCTTGCGTCAATGTTCTACACAATGCTCctgttgcttgtttttgCGTCGAATGTGCTACTTTTATGGCTCAAACGAAATCTGGGCAGACAGCCCTACCTAGAGACACGACCACGGCAGCTGGCATGCCGTGTGTTTATCTTCGTGTTTGCTAGTGCTATGGTCTATTTCGTTGTCCAGGCTGTTCTTATCGATCTACTCTACCCTCATATTGTGCGGATTGTCGTCTATCAGCCATTCAGTCAGCTCGCCCCCGTGATGGTTTCATCTTGCTTTGTGAGTCACATAACATTTGTGTACACACCCACCACTGCCTCACGGAGGGTGCCCATACGGCCAAACAACCCCATGTGGCGCCGTGTCGTTTGGTCACGGCAGTGGTATCAGTGGCTTCAGTTTCACGGTGGCATATTGTACATATTTCACAACGAAGAGCAGGAACGATACTTCAACTTTTTACAGAACAAGCAGAGGTTGGCGAAAGTCCTTCACCGTCGGTCGGGTCGCGTCCCTGTCGCCACTGAGCACGAGGGTGTAGGGCCCATTTGCTCCACGGCAGAGTGTGTTTGGAATGGTGACGGACCACTAGGGACATACGATGCGGAGAGCTCTGATAGTTCAGACTCCAGTGGCGGCGAAAGCAGCTTTTCTTATAATAGCAGTCAcaatgaagatgatgatgttgcGTCAAGCGGACGTGGTTCGCGGCGTCGCAACTGGTCGCGCATTCGGAGGGGTGTTTCGACACTGTTCGAACGTGCGGAGTGTCGGTTCGTGGAGAAATCTGCTTTGCTTCTGGATTCTCTCGAGGGGGCCATTCTTGACCCTTTGCAGTCTCTCCAACTTGGTGGCAATAGGCGTGTGCCCTTTTTTAACCTCGAGGCCGCGATTGATTGCCTGAATCTGTCGTGGGAGGCATACGCACCTCTGTGTAGTGATGTAGATGCTTCGAGGCGAGATGCTGATGGCGGGGGGAATGGCACCTCATCTTATTGCGCTGACTGCACTCCCTGTGCGTTTCCCCCAGAGACAAGGGGAGAAGGCGATAGTGATAAAAGTACCTTAGACGAGCGGGCATTTTTAGAAGGGGCTGTGGACAGCAGTGCAGTGACGACCGTCGATAACAGGCCCATTGATGGTGATTTGCAATCTTTTACGGTTGCGAGGGAGGGGTCGTCCACCAGTGTGGGACCTGCTATGTGTACCAAACAATACGGTTATAAGCCAATCGCTGTGTTTGAGGCACTTGATGTAGTGGCTGTTTGTGCTGTCATGGACACTGAATTTTTGCACCATCGTGGCAAGGCCCCTCGAATCGTTATCGCATTCCGAGGAACAGCAAATATGAGCAACGCCAGGGAGAACATTCGTGTTCGGCAGCGTCCGTGGCGGGAAGTAGACGGTGTCCGGCAGTGGTGGGGCCTCACGAAGCGTGCAAGAGTCCACTCGGGTTTCCTTAACATTTGGATCTCACTGAAGCCTGCTGTGCTTCATACACTTCACAGGTTCTTAAAGGAGAATTCTTCCACTGTTTACCGTGTGTTTTGCACGGGCCACAGCATGGGGGGTGCTGTGGCTTGTCTTTGTGCCTACAGTGTGCGGCGTATGTTGCGGGAGATAGAATACCCCTTGGATGAGGTAACGGTTTACACGTTTGGTCAGCCCCCGATGGGGAACGCAGCGTTTCAAACCGCTTACGACAAGGCGATTCCCCGAACGTTTCGTGTTGTAAACGAGAGTGACGCGgtgtccctcttttccctgtTCGGGGGCACGCACGTTGGCACCGAAGTGGATGTTAACCGCCATGGCAATTACATCTGTAAGCCCATGTTTATTGAGATGTTATTCAGACCCACgggagggaagggatttGCTTTAAAAAATCATACCCTTGCTGCCTATGCCCAATCTCTTAATGCCGTTGCGGATCGGAACAGTGGTAGGGAGTGTAAGGTGCGCTGCCTGCAGCCGTATGTGCGTGATGTTGTAGACCCATCACTTAGCGCTCTTTCCAGTGCTGCCGCCAACGTCTCTGTTGAACACCAAGCTGCGAACGTGTAA
- a CDS encoding carnitine O-palmitoyltransferase II, putative codes for MKRIPVKDLAVNVLKLPRLPIPTLEATAERYRASIWPLKSAEMVKNHLQKFDTFLTSSAGGLQAALVEADTAAAASGVYPYSYIEALWEDMYLSNREPVLVNVNPAITTKKLKNAGDTQAAVGAAVVHSIARWVYNAVNKGVEVFDETRDVSPLLRQFGASVIPGEKKDTFHTTPMEKLRHIIVLHDGHPYAVRVFDDKQVPLDRAVVQKSIEYVLSITPDADNTTPVSVLTAGNRQTWAGAYAELVKTPENAENLKKIQEGIVVVCLDTESWGGDGKLVDGASLHGNNTEFENRWYDKHQIIVSADGRVAFNFEHSGSDGVQWLRWISDIISDVEGGDGSSVSTSATSLDPAKVGTLVQPLTLTFGKTFAAHIRAARAGALELIAGTALEDVTIPYGKTQLKQLGVSPDAFVQMCLQVAHHKCRNKLAPTYEAASTGRFFHGRTETIRSATREMQLVAEAVNRMTKANAASDEEGSTTHVASVEEQVALLKAAAERHVRLAKAAANGEGIDRHLTALKRLAVERNDAAALAFFNDETYTSCSTWRLSTSNLTAPWVERFMFGPVTANGYGVGYTIDGTEVRLTVSAFTRSPSTDAGDMKLAVSEAASNVYGLLKAGTKLK; via the coding sequence ATGAAGCGCATCCCCGTAAAGGACCTTGCCGTCAACGTTCTGAAGCTCCCTCGATTGCCCATTCCCACACTTGAGGCAACAGCGGAGCGGTACCGCGCATCCATATGGCCACTGAAGTCCGCCGAGATGGTGAAAAATCACTTGCAGAAGTTTGATACCTTTCTTACTTCCTCCGCTGGGGGCTTGCAGGCGGCACTTGTGGAGGCAGAtaccgctgctgccgcaagTGGCGTATACCCGTATTCGTATATTGAGGCCTTGTGGGAAGACATGTATTTGAGCAATCGTGAACCCGTATTAGTGAATGTTAACCCCGCCATCACCACCAAGAAACTGAAGAATGCGGGTGATACGCAAGCGGCTGTCGGGGCGGCTGTCGTACACAGCATTGCGCGGTGGGTGTATAACGCCGTGAACAAGGGAGTAGAGGTATTTGACGAAACACGCGATGTGTCCCCGCTACTGCGGCAGTTTGGAGCTTCGGTCATTCCAGGTGAGAAGAAGGATACGTTTCACACCACACCGATGGAGAAACTTCGTCACATCATTGTGCTTCACGACGGCCACCCGTATGCAGTGCGCGTGTTTGACGACAAGCAGGTCCCTCTTGACCGTGCGGTGGTCCAAAAGTCAATTGAGTACGTTCTGTCAATCACGCCAGATGCAGACAACACAACACCCGTGTCAGTTCTTACGGCGGGGAACCGCCAGACTTGGGCAGGCGCTTATGCCGAGTTGGTGAAAACACCGGAGAACGCGGAGAACCTCAAAAAGATTCAAGAGGGCATTGTGGTTGTTTGCCTCGACACTGAGAGTTGGGGAGGTGACGGCAAATTAGTGGACGGTGCTTCCCTGCACGGCAACAACACGGAGTTTGAGAACCGATGGTACGACAAGCATCAAATTATTGTATCTGCAGATGGGCGGGTCGCATTCAACTTCGAGCATTCCGGCAGCGACGGCGTTCAGTGGCTCCGGTGGATCAGTGATATTATCAGTGATGTTGAGGGAGGTGATGGAAGTTCTGTTTCCACCTCTGCCACCAGCTTGGATCCTGCGAAGGTTGGCACCTTGGTTCAGCCCTTGACCTTGACGTTTGGGAAGACATTCGCTGCCCACATTCGCGCGGCACGCGCCGGGGCTCTCGAGCTCATTGCTGGAACGGCGTTGGAAGACGTGACCATTCCGTATGGCAAAACTCAGTTGAAGCAGCTTGGTGTGAGCCCCGATGCGTTTGTGCAGATGTGCCTTCAGGTGGCCCACCACAAATGTCGGAATAAACTCGCACCAACGTATGAGGCGGCCTCCACCGGTCGTTTCTTTCATGGGCGTACTGAGACGATTCGGTCAGCGACTCGGGAAATGCAGCTCGTGGCGGAGGCCGTCAACCGTATGACGAAGGCTAATGCCGCATCCGATGAGGAGGGAAGTACAACACATGTGGCGAGTGTTGAGGAGCAGGTGGCACTGCTAAAGGCGGCTGCAGAGCGTCATGTGAGGTTGGCGAAGGCAGCGGCGAATGGCGAAGGTATCGATCGGCACTTGACAGCTCTGAAGCGGCTGGCAGTTGAGCGCAATGATGCCGCAGCGCTCGCTTTCTTCAACGACGAAACGTACACTTCGTGCTCCACGTGGAGATTAAGTACAAGTAATTTAACAGCGCCGTGGGTAGAGCGATTCATGTTTGGTCCTGTAACCGCTAACGGCTACGGTGTAGGTTACACCATTGATGGAACGGAGGTGCGGCTGACAGTGTCGGCTTTCACCAGAAGCCCATCCACCGACGCGGGGGATATGAAGCTCGCCGTTTCTGAGGCCGCATCAAATGTTTACGGTTTGCTTAAGGCAGGGACTAAACTAAAATAG
- a CDS encoding lipase domain protein, putative translates to MERRQAGGNLLDSMNSASVHVNDLPAEFPRFPPQTISTGVASQSHRKKSPASGPPMNGSHSFSRHTNTGTVPAIPRAPRRCRLTNNAPFPDPACVDCQRHSCSRHSGGSTLAGGVELQIEGLTRFVWRCICFLWLAALVAGIVLQSLPSITWRVLDICGRDAPDMWKYGTWNSNCATIELEDRHTDTYRVQWNGRPYSVDFGDPLLRFRSLVINLASPDDWEVFHPDERRFTLRVAIPFMEENSNWSTAPLPIVCRRGDDRCVYINLPPGAVLNDTGGGRVSLSLSDVPGSIARNINNSAVGILFQGRAYALTVLIWRYIALTITVLHTIRFVVNLKYNNSLYEQWWVLVLLLASVLYLNPLTALAISPDRLPLPLEFLELHVPWWFVAVVVSYMFSVITASMPRAANPTKQEGAKNLGCLSRMKACFCRSRSIYDPPLWTKVVGVLFIIIAIGLDIAVAWRCCSATLHGRGSGKKIYIYLLCSLFGFGSLVCCIMLYRLRRSMSKKSYLDSRPQQLACRVFMFMFFTAIIFSITQFALFYVLDFRIPGMLAWQPLIQLPALLVWPVLVNVMTLIYTTRHRPETVPIHPRDTRWKESVWPDDWYRWLARHGGSMYIFHTEKEEASFNWKQLEYRVRRYLVRLKRRGGVHNLSLLLQSIPNDSSSPPVEGPSDPSINYTIMCSVHSRPQDIEFWKGLRESICNRGAAEIVNMDMTSTCFLPYVEAGRENDLGPERPSGASQVMRQNVGREGGGSRAPLLENDGGALNGSVALRLSSTTGDAPPGDGERRLGSVDDHSGGNGDDGGSTNNPKSVWQALRGVISASVRGAGRNLFERPAHAFERAETYLLDAVQQRMHEPLYLPFFNLETAIDCFNIAFESYNWKGQSHARAQERKVGTSGCCRGSSNYRSNARESAAYPRETNPDACTTSQGDVEMRKFCPSTEQQSVAATPDHNGTPTIDVKQYGYKPIAVFEALDVAAVCAVMDTEFLHHRGKAPRIVIAFRGTANMSNVREDIKMRRRAWDEMKNDRDNASLNSSCCWEPTVHSGFLEIWEAHQTSIEEKLGGFLKENSSTVYRVFCTGHSMGGAVACLCAYSVRRMLREIEYPLDEVTVYTFGQPPMGNAAFQTAYDKAIPRTFRVVNESDEIATFRLYGTQVGTEVDINRHGNYICKPTYMEQRCHPMKNKAFGIEGHQVKSYARSLNALALDTSCKIRASGDPEASYVAEPGREPDAM, encoded by the coding sequence ATGGAGAGGAGACAGGCGGGCGGGAATTTGCTGGACTCTATGAATTCTGCATCAGTGCACGTGAACGACCTTCCAGCTGAGTTCCCCCGTTTTCCACCGCAAACAATTAGCACGGGCGTTGCTTCTCAGAGTCACCGCAAAAAGTCACCGGCTTCGGGACCCCCGATGAACGGGAGTCATTCTTTTTCTCGTCATACAAACACAGGAACTGTACCTGCCATACCGCGCGCCCCACGGCGGTGCCGACTTACAAACAACGCACCATTCCCGGACCCCGCCTGCGTGGACTGCCAAAGGCATAGCTGCTCAAGACATTCAGGCGGCAGCACGTTGGCGGGGGGAGTGGAGCTGCAGATTGAAGGGCTTACGCGCTTCGTTTGGCGGTGTATTTGCTTTTTATGGTTGGCAGCCCTTGTCGCCGGTATAGTTTTGCAATCCTTGCCCTCTATTACATGGAGGGTGCTGGACATCTGTGGAAGGGATGCGCCTGATATGTGGAAATATGGGACATGGAATAGCAACTGTGCGACCATAGAGCTGGAGGACAGACACACCGATACCTACCGTGTTCAGTGGAATGGGCGACCATATTCTGTGGACTTTGGTGACCCGTTGCTGCGGTTCCGTAGCCTCGTAATAAACCTGGCCAGTCCTGACGACTGGGAGGTTTTCCATCCTGACGAGCGCAGGTTCACACTGAGGGTTGCGATTCCCTTTATGGAGGAGAACAGCAACTGGTCTACTGCCCCGTTGCCGATAGTGTGCCGTCGTGGGGACGATCGATGCGTTTACATAAACCTGCCGCCGGGTGCGGTTTTGAATGACACTGGTGGAGGACGCGTGTCTCTATCTCTTAGCGATGTCCCCGGAAGTATCGCTCGAAATATAAATAACTCAGCGGTTGGTATCCTTTTTCAAGGGCGTGCTTACGCCCTTACAGTGTTGATTTGGCGCTACATAGCCCTTACAATAACGGTTTTGCATACTATACGGTTCGTAGTGAACCtgaaatacaacaacagcCTCTATGAACAGTGGTGGGTtttggtgctgctgttggcgtCTGTGTTGTATCTCAACCCCCTCACCGCCCTTGCCATATCTCCAGATCGGCTTCCACTGCCGCTGGAGTTCCTTGAACTTCACGTGCCATGGTGGTTTGTAGCAGTGGTGGTGAGCTATATGTTTTCTGTTATTACTGCGTCCATGCCGCGCGCTGCGAATCCCACGAAACAGGAAGGCGCTAAAAACCTGGGATGCCTTAGCCGCATGAAGGCCTGCTTctgccgcagccgcagcaTATATGACCCTCCGTTGTGGACGAAGGTAGTGGGAGTGCTTTTTATCATTATAGCCATTGGGcttgacatagcagtggccTGGCGGTGCTGCTCTGCAACGCTACATGGGAGGGGGTCGGGTAAAAAAATTTACATTTACCTTCTCTGTTCTCTTTTCGGCTTTGGGTCGCTGGTCTGTTGTATTATGCTCTACCGTCTACGTCGGAGCATGTCAAAGAAATCATACCTGGATTCGAGACCTCAGCAACTTGCCTGCCGTGTTTTCATGTTTATGTTCTTCACGGCCATCATTTTCAGTATTACACAATTCGCTCTGTTTTACGTGCTCGATTTCAGAATCCCGGGTATGTTGGCGTGGCAACCACTTATACAGCTACCGGCGTTGTTGGTATGGCCAGTTTTGGTCAATGTCATGACTCTAATATACACTACCCGTCACCGCCCAGAGACGGTTCCCATTCATCCGCGAGACACGCGCTGGAAAGAAAGTGTCTGGCCTGACGATTGGTACCGATGGCTTGCTCGCCATGGCGGCAGCATGTACATTTTTCATacagagaaggaggaggccTCCTTCAATTGGAAACAACTGGAGTACCGCGTACGGCGGTACCTTGTGAGGTTAAAGAGAAGGGGTGGTGTGCATAACTTATCTCTCCTTCTGCAGAGCATACCCAATGACTCTTCATCTCCACCGGTTGAGGGGCCGAGTGACCCCTCGATAAATTATACCATTATGTGCTCCGTTCACTCCCGTCCCCAGGATATAGAGTTCTGGAAGGGTCTGAGAGAGTCGATTTGTAATCGAGGCGCAGCCGAGATTGTCAACATGGACATGACGTCCACGTGCTTCCTACCGTACGTTGAAGCAGGGAGGGAAAACGATTTGGGGCCCGAGAGACCGTCAGGCGCATCCCAAGTGATGAGACAAAATGTTGGCAGGGAAGGAGGTGGGTCCCGAGCTCCGCTGCTAGAAAACGATGGGGGAGCTCTCAACGGTTCCGTGGCGTTGAGGTTGAGCTCCACCACCGGGGATGCACCTCCCGGTGACGGGGAGCGTCGTCTGGGGTCTGTGGATGATCATTCAGGAGGTAACGGCGACGATGGAGGGTCAACTAATAACCCAAAGAGTGTGTGGCAAGCACTCCGTGGTGTAATTTCCGCTTCGGTGAGGGGAGCCGGGAGGAACTTATTCGAACGACCTGCTCATGCGTTTGAGCGTGCCGAAACCTATCTTTTGGATGCTGTTCAGCAAAGGATGCACGAACCCCTGTACCTCCCGTTTTTCAATCTTGAGACAGCCATTGACTGCTTCAACATAGCGTTTGAATCGTACAATTGGAAGGGACAGTCGCACGCCCGGGcccaagaaagaaaggttgGAACCTCGGGCTGCTGCCGCGGCTCTTCAAACTACCGTTCAAATGCTCGCGAATCCGCTGCTTACCCCCGGGAAACGAACCCAGACGCGTGCACCACGTCGCAAGGTGATGTTGAGATGCGCAAATTTTGCCCTAGTACCGAACAACAGTCTGTGGCAGCCACTCCAGACCATAACGGGACGCCCACTATCGATGTGAAACAATACGGTTATAAGCCAATCGCTGTGTTTGAGGCACTTGATGTAGCGGCTGTTTGTGCTGTCATGGACACTGAATTTTTGCACCATCGTGGCAAGGCCCCTCGAATCGTTATCGCATTCCGAGGAACAGCAAATATGAGCAACGTCAGGGAGGACATCAAGATGCGCCGCCGTGCTTGGGATGAAATGAAGAACGATAGGGACAATGCGTCTCTGAACTCGAGTTGCTGCTGGGAACCAACGGTCCACTCCGGATTTTTGGAGATCTGGGAAGCACACCAAACTTCTATTGAAGAAAAACTTGGCGGGTTCTTAAAGGAGAATTCTTCCACTGTTTACCGTGTGTTTTGCACGGGCCACAGCATGGGGGGTGCTGTGGCTTGTCTTTGTGCCTACAGTGTGCGGCGTATGTTGCGGGAGATAGAATACCCCTTGGATGAGGTAACGGTTTACACGTTTGGTCAGCCCCCGATGGGGAACGCAGCGTTTCAAACCGCTTACGACAAGGCGATTCCCCGAACGTTTCGTGTTGTAAACGAGAGTGACGAAATTGCAACGTTCCGGCTTTACGGCACGCAAGTTGGCACTGAAGTGGATATTAACCGCCATGGCAATTACATCTGTAAGCCCACGTATATGGAGCAACGGTGCCACCCAATGAAGAATAAGGCGTTTGGAATCGAGGGCCATCAGGTGAAGTCTTATGCCCGCTCGCTCAATGCCTTGGCGCTCGACACATCCTGCAAGATACGTGCTTCCGGCGATCCAGAGGCGTCATATGTGGCCGAGCCTGGACGCGAGCCGGATGCCATGTAA